The Pontibacter sp. SGAir0037 DNA segment TTCGCTTGATAATCCATAGACATATACCTCTATTTCGGTTAAACAACATATAGCGAAAAATGCTGTATAAAGTACCTGAAGCCGAAGACCTCTGCATCCTACGCCTGCGATAGTACTAAAACCCAGTAGGTTTAGGCAATTATGGCAGCAGTTAATCAGAAGCTTATAATTCAGTACAATGACTTTAAGAGCATTATCCTATGGACGACAACCACAGAATGAACCACGGCAATATGCCTCACAACAACTACACAAAGTTTACCTTAATGTTGCTTTGCTCCTTTATCGCCATGTACATCACCATGTACTTAAACACTTACTCAATCGACCATGTGTATTTTAGCCTAACCAGGTTTTATATGACTTGTCTCGGTATTGCCGCAATGGCAGTTATAATGCTACTATTTATGCGGAATATGTACAGGAACAGGAAGAAAAACATAGCTATTGTTTTGGCAAGCCTGGCATTGTTTGCTGGTGCTTTAACATTGGCCCGTACCCAAACACCTGTTAATGATAAGTTATACATGAAGGCAATGATACCACACCATTCGATTGCTATCCTTACAAGCAAAAGGGCAACTATAAAAGATCCTGAAGTAAAGAAGCTGGCCGATGAAATTATAAAGGCACAGGAGGAAGAAATTGCTAAAATGAAAGCCTATCTCCAGAGACTGGAATCAGAAAATTAACCTCCAGAGGCAGGATCAGCCAGGCTTACAATAGCAAAGGTTTTTGTTACCTATAACAATCCAGAAGACTCTACTGCTTTTAATTACGCCCTCATGTATGCCTATAGCATAATGTTTTAAGTTGTTAAGTCATTTCTATAATACTATAAGCCAAGGCATGACTTATAGTATTATTTAAGTAAATCTGCTATTAACTTCGCATTTTTATGTTCTAAAGACTTAAACACCTCCCGCTCAAATTCAGCAAAATCAGATTTCCCTATACTATATTTGATTTTTCCCTTTTCAAGATAATGAATATAGTCACAAAGATTCGTTAAAGTCTCTATGATATGTGATGTAATAATCACTGTTTTGCCTTTATCCCTCAGTTGCAGCAAAATAGCACGAATAACGCTACACGTCTCCATGTCCAGACCGTTAAATGGCTCATCCAGTATCATGATAGGCTTATCTTGTTTTAGAACCCCGAGCAGCGCCAACTTCTTTTTCATGCCAGTTGAATACCCATCAATAACCTGGTTGAGCGGAAGACAGAACAACTCATTCCATTTGTCAGTGTTGAACAGCTTGTTTTGAAATAGGCCGAGGTATTCCCTTCCTGTAATGTTTGAATAGAAGAAATTCTCTGTTACAAGGTAGGACAGATGCTTCTTGGTTAGCCTTGTGCTATTATTGCTGATCTCTCCAGACTGGATTCTTGCAAGCCCGTACATTGCATTCAAAAGGGTGGTTTTCCCTGCACCGTTTAAGCCAACAACACCATGAATACTACCTTCAGCTAAAGCCAGATTTAGCGCGTCAATGACATTCTTCTCCTTGCCATAGGATATGACCAGGTTCTTAATCGTAATCATTCAGATAGAAGTTAAGGTTTTGCCGTGATTTAAAATAAAACCGGATTGATAACAGCCAAACGACAGGTATGAATACGGGAATGATTATCCCCAAAGCCCCAAGAGTACCAAATACCTGCACTGCTGAAGACCTGCTGTCTGGTTCATAAAAGGCATACTTTGTCAGTATCAAGTATACATGAAGCGATATAAAGATGAAGTATTCTGCAGTTGGTATATACCACTTGTCGTAATGGAAGACCACAAAAGAGGCTATTAAAGGAATGCTTAAGCCTGAAAAGAGGAGAACCTGATACTTAATTTTTCTGAATAAAAGCTTGGTGGCACTGATTTCAAAAGCGGTAATCATCTGATAGGGCTCACTTTGCTCATAAAAACTTAGAGGAAGTATTCCCAAAATAAAAATTACTATTGGCACGCTCGCGACAAAGAAAGAGGTACTCAGCCCCACTACCCAAAGTAGGGCTATCAGAATCAGATATTTTCTTAAACCAGCTTTCCACTCAAAGCACTCTTCCGGAATCAAGCGCGGAATCTTTGTATTCAGGCTTAACAGGTTCAGCTTGATTTCCAGATTTACTAGGACTCCTAACATCAACAGCACTATAAGGATTAAGAGCCATTGAGAGTGATATAGCAGAAAAACTACAAATGGAACAGACAGGAGAAAGTACTCAACCAAATAAATCCACTTGTACCTATGGAAGTGAGTTTGCAGGAACAATTTGTCCTTTCTTTTTACATGCAGGAGAGTGACAATCAGTAAAAGAACTCCCACAGCATAGCGCATGCTTACTTCACTGGCAGCCTGCATCAAAAGCATAAAAAGGATGAAACACAACAATCCAATCAGGAATAGCATTCTTGCCAACCCAATTTCTGTAGCGCCCCTATAGAACTGCATGAACCTTATTTTGATGAACCCATTTATAGTCATTTAATATATTTTATACCACCCATTAAGAATGTAGTGTCAAGAGGAGTTAGTTGCTATCTAAACTTCTTCTCAGCTCATTTACCCGTAAAAGGTCTTTATTGGCTCCATAGCTTTATCTTTTGCCATCCCCTTCCTTCTTGTAGATATCCACGGCAGCCTCAATGATACGACCATACAGGCTGTCGTTCTGACAGAAGTGCCTGTAAAACGTTTCCAGCAGGATAGGCTCGTTGAAATAGGTTTTTGGAATAGCGCCGAAAGCTTTTTTAACGATTTCTCTGGGCTTGAGCGAAGCTGCCTGAACTACTACTTCTTGCAGGTTGTACGAGGCAGGTTCCAGGAAGACCATATCCCGTACATCTTTTGCCCGCAGTGTAAAAGGTTTATACCCAATAGCCCAGATCTTTAGCAACTACGTACCTGAAGAAGGGAGCATTATATAGAAACGACCTTCCGCATCTGTCACAGTGCCTCTGTTACTATTGATTAACCCAATGGAGGCATAGGCAACAGGAGCATGGGTTTTGCCATCAATCACCTGGCTTATTACTTGCACATGTTGTGCGGCCACCTGTGAATGGTTTAGCATCAACCTTGAAAAACAAACTAAATATGGGTGCAGGTTCACTATTTTACTTTCATTTCGCCCGTTACTTTACAGGTTCCAATTGTGGTAAATCATATTTCTTATTTAGCATAACTTTTAAGATTCCCCTTACAATATCCATTGAACGATAGTCAACCCCGTTTAAGCTTAATGCTAAAGACATATTTTTTTCAGGATGGTAAATTAAAAAAGACTTAAACCCGTCCATACCTCCGGCGTGGCCAACAATATCTTCTCCCTCTTCTGTTTCGCGGTTTGCTATTGTTGCAAGGGAATTTTCAGATACTAACTTCCCTTCCATCAGGCTGTAAATAAACTTATTCAGATCTTCCGGAGTTGAGACTATCCCTCCCGCTCCTTTGGGAATGCTCATGTGGATTCCCGGTATTTTTTTCCAGTCGCCATTTTCTTTTTTATAGGAGCTTGCTCCGAAATTTTCAGGGTAAGTTTTTTTCCCGTAATAAGTATTTTTTAACTTAAGAGGTTTAAGGATTCGCTTCTTCAGAATATCAGCGAAATCCTGACTTTCAATATCTTCAATAATGAAAGTCAATAGTATATAATTTGTATTGGAATAGCTACGTTTTTCACCTGGAGAGAATGTAACTCCAATTTCTTTTATTTTGGACAACAGTTCATCCTTACTTCTTTTTTCCAGCATCCACTCTTCAAAATTAGGAGATCTTATAATATCAAAAATACCACTTTTGTGCTGCTGAAGATGCTGTATAGTTATCTGATCTGCGTTCGGTAATCCGGGGTAAAACTGAGACAGCTTTGTTTCTAAAGATAATTTCCCTTCTTCTATTAACTGCATTAAAATAGTTGCGGTGAATAATTTGGAAACAGAGCCAATCCTGTATTTTGTATGACCCGAATTTTCTATTTTCTTATCTACATCGGTGTAGCCAATAGAGGTCTGATAGACACTTTTACCTTTATGATAGATTGATAGGCTGCCCATCACTTTGTCATGTTTATCTAACAAGAAAAATAAGCTGTCAATTTTTTTCGTCTGGAATTCCTGAGCTTTTAAACTGATAGCGATAAAGAAAAAACCGCAAAAAAGAATTTTTTTCATGATACTGAATTTTGGTTAACGATTAATAATAGCCCTTAATACTTAAGCTAAGGGTTTGTAGAAGTAAGAATATGGATGATATAAAATAACAACAACTAAATGTGATGAAATACCCTAGAGATGTGATGAAACCTATGAATGTTCAGGAACGAAGAAACACATATTAAAAAATAGACTATATGTTACACACAGCTGATTGACATGTAGATGTATGGCCGGGGTAACAACTCCTAAAAAGCCATTCTGCAGCTAAAACAATCTAAGTTTAATTATTAACACAACAGGAGCAGCCATTACAGGGTAACAAAGAGGCTGTTTAGACATGCTCCACGCCCTTCTTGAAGAGCGTCTGGGTGCTGTCCAGCTGCATGTTCGAGAAATGATTTCGTAAACACTTTTACCTGCCTAATTATTTGGAAGTTAAAATTCTAAATAGCTTCA contains these protein-coding regions:
- a CDS encoding DUF305 domain-containing protein, which gives rise to MDDNHRMNHGNMPHNNYTKFTLMLLCSFIAMYITMYLNTYSIDHVYFSLTRFYMTCLGIAAMAVIMLLFMRNMYRNRKKNIAIVLASLALFAGALTLARTQTPVNDKLYMKAMIPHHSIAILTSKRATIKDPEVKKLADEIIKAQEEEIAKMKAYLQRLESEN
- a CDS encoding ATP-binding cassette domain-containing protein encodes the protein MITIKNLVISYGKEKNVIDALNLALAEGSIHGVVGLNGAGKTTLLNAMYGLARIQSGEISNNSTRLTKKHLSYLVTENFFYSNITGREYLGLFQNKLFNTDKWNELFCLPLNQVIDGYSTGMKKKLALLGVLKQDKPIMILDEPFNGLDMETCSVIRAILLQLRDKGKTVIITSHIIETLTNLCDYIHYLEKGKIKYSIGKSDFAEFEREVFKSLEHKNAKLIADLLK
- a CDS encoding carboxypeptidase-like regulatory domain-containing protein; the encoded protein is MLNHSQVAAQHVQVISQVIDGKTHAPVAYASIGLINSNRGTVTDAEGRFYIMLPSSGT
- a CDS encoding serine hydrolase — encoded protein: MKKILFCGFFFIAISLKAQEFQTKKIDSLFFLLDKHDKVMGSLSIYHKGKSVYQTSIGYTDVDKKIENSGHTKYRIGSVSKLFTATILMQLIEEGKLSLETKLSQFYPGLPNADQITIQHLQQHKSGIFDIIRSPNFEEWMLEKRSKDELLSKIKEIGVTFSPGEKRSYSNTNYILLTFIIEDIESQDFADILKKRILKPLKLKNTYYGKKTYPENFGASSYKKENGDWKKIPGIHMSIPKGAGGIVSTPEDLNKFIYSLMEGKLVSENSLATIANRETEEGEDIVGHAGGMDGFKSFLIYHPEKNMSLALSLNGVDYRSMDIVRGILKVMLNKKYDLPQLEPVK